CGTCCCTCAATATAGCCACGACGAGTTCCTCTGAACTTTCTCTTTCCAGGATATATCATAGTGTTTACTTCAACAACGTTTACACTATATAAAGATTCAACAGCTTGTTTTATCTGCATTTTATTAGCTTGTTTTGTAACAACAAAACCATACTGATTTAATTCAGCATTTTTTGCTGTCATCTTTTCTGTTACCAATGGTCTAATTAAAACATCCATTTTTATCATTTTTTAGTGTCATTTCTGACGTTGTTATTATTTTTCACTGAAGAAAATATTATCAAGTTGAGATAAACTCGCCTCAGAAAACATTACATATTGAGCATTCAAAATATCGTAAGTGTTTAATGTTGAAGTAGTTACAACTTTTACCTTCTTCAAATTTCGGGAGGACAAAGATACGACTTTATTTGGTTCGTCCAACACAATTAATAATTTTTTTTCAAAAAAATCGAAATTTTTTACAAATTCGAGCATTTTTGCGGTTTTTGGAGCATCGAAATCTATATTTTCAACAACTCTAATTGAACCATCATTAGCTTTATAAGTCAAGGCACTTTTTCTAGCTAGCTGTTGCACTTTTTTATTTACTTTAAAGCCATAATCTCTTGGATGAGGACCAAAAACACGAGCTCCACCATGTAGCAAAGGCGATTTTGCATCACCTCTACGAGCTCCACCAGTACCTTTTTGACGAAATAGTTTACGAGTACTACCTCTCTTTGCACTACGTTCTGTGGTATCTGCTGTACCTTGGCGTTTATCAGCTTGAATACGTTTTACATCAAGATATATAGCGTGATCATTTGGCTGAATTGCAAATATCTCATCTTTAAGAGTAGCAGTCTTACTGCTTTCTTTCCCGTTTATATTATATACTTTTACTTCCATCTTTCCAAAATTACGTATGAGCCATTAGGACCAGGAATAGAACCCTTGATAACAAGGAGATTTTTTTCTGGCAATATTTTAACTATTTGTAGGTTAATTATTTTAACTCTACTATTTCCGTCTTGTCCGGCCATTCTCATCCCTTTAAATACACGACTTGGGTAAGAAGATGCACCAATGGAACCAGGAGCACGGTTACGATTATGCTGACCGTGAGTAGCATCGTTAACACCACTAAAACCATGGCGTTTAACTACACCTTGAAATCCTTTTCCTTTTGTAAAGCCAACAACATCAATGTATTCTCCTTCAACAAACACATCTACTGTTAATACTTCTCCTAAACTTTTTCTATTACCTTCTTCAAAACGAGAAAATTCCATCAATATTTTTTTAGGGGTTGTATTAGCCTTCTTGAAGTGCCCCATCATGGCACTAGAGGTTTTCTTCTCTTTTTTCTCATCAAAAGCAAGCTGAATGGCATCGTAACCGTCAGTCTGCTTGGTCTTGACCTGAGTCACGACACAAGGACCAGCCTCAACAACTGTGCATGGAAT
This is a stretch of genomic DNA from Bacteroidales bacterium. It encodes these proteins:
- the rplC gene encoding 50S ribosomal protein L3, encoding MSGLIGKKIGMTSFHEASGKIIPCTVVEAGPCVVTQVKTKQTDGYDAIQLAFDEKKEKKTSSAMMGHFKKANTTPKKILMEFSRFEEGNRKSLGEVLTVDVFVEGEYIDVVGFTKGKGFQGVVKRHGFSGVNDATHGQHNRNRAPGSIGASSYPSRVFKGMRMAGQDGNSRVKIINLQIVKILPEKNLLVIKGSIPGPNGSYVILERWK
- the rplW gene encoding 50S ribosomal protein L23, whose protein sequence is MDVLIRPLVTEKMTAKNAELNQYGFVVTKQANKMQIKQAVESLYSVNVVEVNTMIYPGKRKFRGTRRGYIEGRTNAFKKAIVTLKEGEKIDFYTNV
- the rplD gene encoding 50S ribosomal protein L4; translated protein: MEVKVYNINGKESSKTATLKDEIFAIQPNDHAIYLDVKRIQADKRQGTADTTERSAKRGSTRKLFRQKGTGGARRGDAKSPLLHGGARVFGPHPRDYGFKVNKKVQQLARKSALTYKANDGSIRVVENIDFDAPKTAKMLEFVKNFDFFEKKLLIVLDEPNKVVSLSSRNLKKVKVVTTSTLNTYDILNAQYVMFSEASLSQLDNIFFSEK